Proteins encoded by one window of Amaranthus tricolor cultivar Red isolate AtriRed21 chromosome 4, ASM2621246v1, whole genome shotgun sequence:
- the LOC130811220 gene encoding xyloglucan endotransglucosylase/hydrolase protein 22-like isoform X1, whose amino-acid sequence MAITYLLNLFSNILNSNPASQNFQQDLKITWGNDRGKIVDNGQIMTLTLDNFSGSGFESNFEYHFGKIDMQIKLVPGNSAGTVTAYYLSSVGDNHDEIDYEFLGNISGQPYTVHTNVYAGGKGDREQQFHLWFDPTADFHTYSFLWNPQTVIFSIDETPIREFKNRESIGIPFPKTHAMRLYSSLWNADDWATQGGRVKTDWSQAPFTAAYKNFKADACVRAAGRTSCGPQTVAWMTKKLDGLSLNRLKWVRRNFMIYNYCDDTKRFPQGLPKECQVRE is encoded by the exons ATGGCTATCACGT ACCTCCTTAActtattttctaatattttaaattctaatccagcctctcaaaattttcaa CAAGATTTAAAGATAACATGGGGAAATGATAGGGGAAAGATTGTTGATAATGGACAGATTATGACCCTTACACTTGATAATTTTTCAGGTTCTGGTTTTGAATCTAATTTTGAGTATCACTTTGGTAAGATTGATATGCAGATCAAGCTTGTTCCCGGTAACTCTGCTGGAACTGTTACAGCTTATTAT CTATCATCAGTGGGTGATAATCATGATGAAATAGATTATGAATTTCTTGGGAACATAAGTGGACAACCATACACAGTACACACCAATGTATATGCCGGAGGGAAAGGGGATAGAGAGCAACAATTTCACCTTTGGTTTGATCCAACTGCTGATTTTCACACTTACTCTTTCCTTTGGAATCCCCAAACAGTCAT atttTCCATAGATGAAACACCAATAAGGGAATTCAAGAATAGAGAATCAATTGGCATTCCATTTCCAAAAACCCATGCAATGAGACTCTATTCGAGCTTATGGAATGCAGACGATTGGGCAACTCAAGGAGGTCGAGTCAAGACGGATTGGAGTCAAGCGCCATTTACTGCCGCTTACAAGAATTTTAAGGCCGATGCATGTGTTAGGGCCGCTGGGAGAACTTCTTGTGGCCCACAAACAGTTGCTTGGATGACAAAAAAGCTTGACGGTTTGAGTCTGAATAGGTTAAAGTGGGTCCGAAGGAATttcatgatttataattattgtgatGATACAAAGAGGTTTCCTCAAGGCCTTCCTAAAGAATGTCAAGTCCGTGAGtaa
- the LOC130811220 gene encoding probable xyloglucan endotransglucosylase/hydrolase protein 25 isoform X2 has protein sequence MAMIILVVLVQFLMSVHGENLVQDLKITWGNDRGKIVDNGQIMTLTLDNFSGSGFESNFEYHFGKIDMQIKLVPGNSAGTVTAYYLSSVGDNHDEIDYEFLGNISGQPYTVHTNVYAGGKGDREQQFHLWFDPTADFHTYSFLWNPQTVIFSIDETPIREFKNRESIGIPFPKTHAMRLYSSLWNADDWATQGGRVKTDWSQAPFTAAYKNFKADACVRAAGRTSCGPQTVAWMTKKLDGLSLNRLKWVRRNFMIYNYCDDTKRFPQGLPKECQVRE, from the exons ATGGCGATGATAATATTGGTAGTATTAGTGCAATTTTTGATGAGTGTTCATGGGGAAAATCTTGTTCAAGATTTAAAGATAACATGGGGAAATGATAGGGGAAAGATTGTTGATAATGGACAGATTATGACCCTTACACTTGATAATTTTTCAGGTTCTGGTTTTGAATCTAATTTTGAGTATCACTTTGGTAAGATTGATATGCAGATCAAGCTTGTTCCCGGTAACTCTGCTGGAACTGTTACAGCTTATTAT CTATCATCAGTGGGTGATAATCATGATGAAATAGATTATGAATTTCTTGGGAACATAAGTGGACAACCATACACAGTACACACCAATGTATATGCCGGAGGGAAAGGGGATAGAGAGCAACAATTTCACCTTTGGTTTGATCCAACTGCTGATTTTCACACTTACTCTTTCCTTTGGAATCCCCAAACAGTCAT atttTCCATAGATGAAACACCAATAAGGGAATTCAAGAATAGAGAATCAATTGGCATTCCATTTCCAAAAACCCATGCAATGAGACTCTATTCGAGCTTATGGAATGCAGACGATTGGGCAACTCAAGGAGGTCGAGTCAAGACGGATTGGAGTCAAGCGCCATTTACTGCCGCTTACAAGAATTTTAAGGCCGATGCATGTGTTAGGGCCGCTGGGAGAACTTCTTGTGGCCCACAAACAGTTGCTTGGATGACAAAAAAGCTTGACGGTTTGAGTCTGAATAGGTTAAAGTGGGTCCGAAGGAATttcatgatttataattattgtgatGATACAAAGAGGTTTCCTCAAGGCCTTCCTAAAGAATGTCAAGTCCGTGAGtaa
- the LOC130810897 gene encoding ATP-dependent Clp protease proteolytic subunit-like: MLNFLTDLDLVNSRFSLCSAENESEFDTIVICNAKKCLVMIHQPASSLYEAQTGEFILKAEELLKLRETLIRVYVQRTGKPLWVVSEDMKRDVFYVSNRSPSS; encoded by the exons ATGTTGAATTTTTTAACTGATCTGGATCTAGTCAATTCTAGATTTTCTCTTTGTTCAGCGGAAAATGAAAGTGAATTCGatactatagtcatatgcaatgcGAAAAAATGCTT GGTAATGATTCATCAACCCGCGAGCTCTTTATATGAGGCCCAAACGGGAGAATTTATCCTGAAAgcggaagaacttttgaaattgCGTGAAACCCTTATAAGGGTTTATGTACAAAGAACGGGCAAACCCTTATGGGTTGTATCCGAAGATATGAAAAGGGATGTTTTTTATGTCAGCAACAGAAGCCCAAGCTCATAG
- the LOC130811225 gene encoding 50S ribosomal protein L20, chloroplastic-like yields MARVKRGYIAQRRRRKIRLFVSSFCRAHSRVTRTIAQQKIRALVSAHRDRDRQKRDFRRLWITRINAVIRERGVYYNYSKYIHDMYKRKLLLNCKILAQIAILNRNCIYMIFNEILKKED; encoded by the coding sequence ATGGCTAGAGTTAAACGGGGATATATAGCTCAAAGACGCAGAAGAAAAATTCGTTTATTTGTATCAAGCTTTTGCAGGGCTCATTCAAGAGTTACTCGAACCATTGCTCAACAGAAAATAAGAGCTTTGGTTTCGGCTCATCGGGATAGAGACAGGCAAAAGAGAGATTTTCGTCGTTTGTGGATCACGCGAATAAACGCAGTAATTCGTGAAAGAGGGGTATACTAtaattatagtaaatatatacaCGATATGTACAAGAGAAAGTTGCTTCTTAATTGTAAAATACTTGCACAAATAGCTATATTAAATAGGAATtgtatttatatgatttttaatgagatcttaaaaaaagaagattga
- the LOC130810899 gene encoding uncharacterized protein LOC130810899, with protein sequence MDRSTFYKLCDLLKNHGGLKESKNMFAEERVAIFLNILGHDQKQRCVLRLHNILLKTSEPIPEDSNDERWKWFKNCLGALDGTFIDLRVREVDKPRYQTRKGDISTNEGSAADNRILKDALLRTHPIKIPRGTYYLVDVRYTNGEGFLAPYRGSKMRWTILHNSSFYEPETHANIISAWCLLHNLIRREMMFDPLEPLLDTDYGRQFMNEDDDGDNIDLVELSIAWTLWRDNLAHQMFENWRLGRGAQSTTT encoded by the exons ATGGATAGGAGTACTTTTTACAAATTATGTGATTTGCTTAAAAATCATGGTGGTTTGAAGGAGTCAAAAAATATGTTTGCTGAAGAGAGGGTTGCAATATTCTTAAACATATTGGGCCATGATCAAAAGCAAAG GTGTGTTTTGCGATTGCACAACATCCTATTGAAAACTTCTGAACCTATCCCTGAGGATAGCAATGATGAGAGATGGAAGTGGTTTAAG AATTGTCTAGGAGCTTTAGATGGAACATTCATTGACTTGAGAGTTCGAGAGGTTGACAAGCCTCGGTACCAAACAAGAAAAGGTGACATTTCAACTAAT GAAGGCTCTGCAGCTGATAATAGAATCCTAAAGGATGCCCTTCTAAGAACTCATCCAATTAAGATTCCTCGTG GAACTTATTACCTAGTTGATGTTAGATATACAAATGGAGAAGGCTTTTTGGCACCATATAGGGGGTCAAAG ATGAGATGGACAATACTTCACAATTCTAGCTTCTATGAACCTGAAACACATGCAAATATTATATCTGCATGGTGTCTTCTCCATAACCTTATTCGTAGAGAAATGATGTTTGATCCACTTGAGCCTTTGCTAGATACTGATTATGGAAGACAATTTAtgaatgaagatgatgatggagACAATATCGATTTAGTTGAATTATCTATTGCTTGGACCCTTTGGAGAGACAATCTTGCTCATCAAATGTTTGAAAATTGGCGGCTTGGTAGGGGAGCACAATCAACTAcaacttaa
- the LOC130811218 gene encoding probable xyloglucan endotransglucosylase/hydrolase protein 23, which yields MASSSLIFSVLLVFLIATASAVGNFNQNFDITWGDGRAKILNNGQLLTLSLDKGSGSGFQSKSEYLFGKIDMQIKLVPGNSAGTVTAYYLSSQGPTHDEIDFEFLGNVSGQPYTLHTNVFSQGKGGREQQFRLWFDPTTDFHTYSILWNPQRIVFSVDGTPIREFKNLESMGVPFPKNQAMRIYSSLWNADDWATQGGRVKTDWSKAPFTASYRNFIANACVVANGKSSCTSGSSWMNQQLDTTGQSRMQWVQKNYMIYNYCTDFQRFPQGLPKECTVA from the exons ATGGCTTCCTCTTCTCTTATTTTCAGTGTACTACTTGTTTTCTTAATTGCCACGGCCTCGGCTGTCGgtaattttaatcaaaatttcgATATTACTTGGGGTGATGGCCGTGCTAAGATTCTTAATAACGGCCAGCTTCTTACCCTTTCACTAGATAAGGGCTCCGGCTCTGGCTTCCAATCTAAGAGCGAGTATCTCTTTGGAAAAATTGATATGCAGATCAAACTCGTGCCTGGAAATTCAGCCGGAACTGTTACCGCTTATTAC TTGTCATCTCAAGGACCAACCCATGACGAAATAGACTTTGAATTCTTGGGTAATGTAAGTGGTCAACCTTACACTCTTCATACAAATGTATTTAGTCAAGGCAAAGGTGGGCGAGAACAACAATTCCGCCTTTGGTTCGACCCAACTACGGATTTCCACACCTATTCCATCCTCTGGAATCCTCAAAGGATTGT ATTTTCCGTAGATGGAACACCCATAAGAGAATTCAAGAACTTAGAATCTATGGGAGTACCCTTCCCAAAAAACCAAGCAATGAGAATATACTCGAGCTTATGGAACGCAGACGATTGGGCAACACAAGGTGGTCGAGTCAAGACAGATTGGTCTAAGGCTCCATTTACCGCTTCTTACAGGAACTTCATTGCTAATGCTTGTGTTGTAGCCAATGGAAAATCTTCCTGCACTTCTGGATCTTCATGGATGAACCAACAGCTAGACACTACAGGACAGAGTAGAATGCAATGGGTTCAGAAAAACtacatgatttacaattattgtACTGATTTTCAAAGGTTTCCTCAAGGTCTTCCTAAAGAATGTACCGTCGCTTAA
- the LOC130811216 gene encoding xyloglucan endotransglucosylase/hydrolase protein 22-like has product MTSTLFNIFFVLSLVTSAFSTGNFYQNIDITWGNGRGKILDNGQLLTLSLDKSSGSGFQSKNEYLFGKIDMQIKLVPDNSAGTVTTYYLSSQGPAHDEIDFEFLGNVSGQPYTLHTNVFANGKGGREQQFRLWFDPTANFHTYSILWNPQRIIFSVDGGPIREFKNMESIGVPFPKRQAMRAYSSLWNADDWATQGGRVKTNWSKAPFTASYRNYNANACVWSNGRSSCKGPHATSASWINQLLDGRSQNRLRWVQKNYMIYNYCTDFRRFPQGLPKECTTTI; this is encoded by the exons ATGACTTCTACGCTCTTCaatattttctttgtattatcTTTAGTCACCTCGGCCTTTTCTACCGGAAATTTCTACCAAAATATCGACATCACTTGGGGTAATGGCCGTGGTAAAATCCTAGACAATGGCCAACTCCTTACGCTTTCACTCGATAAGTCTTCTGGCTCTGGTTTTCAGTCTAAAAACGAATACTTGTTTGGGAAAATCGATATGCAAATTAAACTCGTACCTGACAATTCTGCTGGAACTGTAACCACCTATTAT CTATCATCCCAAGGACCAGCACACGATGAAATAGATTTTGAATTCTTAGGTAATGTTAGCGGGCAACCTTATACTCTTCACACCAACGTCTTTGCCAATGGAAAAGGTGGTCGAGAGCAACAATTCCGGCTTTGGTTTGATCCAACTGCCAATTTCCACACCTATTCCATCCTTTGGAACCCTCAAAGGATAAT ATTTTCCGTGGACGGTGGACCCATAAGAGAATTCAAGAACATGGAATCAATTGGAGTTCCATTCCCCAAAAGGCAAGCAATGAGGGCTTACTCGAGTCTATGGAATGCAGATGATTGGGCAACACAAGGTGGTCGAGTCAAGACAAATTGGTCTAAGGCCCCATTTACAGCCTCTTATAGAAACTACAATGCAAATGCATGTGTTTGGTCCAACGGTAGATCTTCTTGCAAAGGCCCTCATGCGACCTCAGCTAGCTGGATCAACCAACTGCTCGATGGTAGGAGCCAAAACAGGCTCCGTTGGGTGCAGAAGAATtatatgatttataattattgCACTGATTTTCGAAGGTTCCCCCAAGGTCTTCCTAAGGAGTGTACTACTACTATATAA